One Mercenaria mercenaria strain notata chromosome 12, MADL_Memer_1, whole genome shotgun sequence DNA segment encodes these proteins:
- the LOC123558742 gene encoding uncharacterized protein LOC123558742, translating to MNSDGFGNDTTEVPSELTTVGNGATGGEDETCRRPSSTETLALLECEYKALMQEEEELQKQAQISKLKKKISNKRRAVADLRVSRINQLRNPKIKKCLIISDSIAKHVKDI from the exons ATGAACTCCGACGGATTCGGAAACGACACAACAGAAGTTCCTTCCGAACTTACCACTGTGGGAAACGGAGCAACGGGTGGAGAAGATGAAACATGTAGACGACCAAGCTCCACAGAAACTCTAGCCTTGCTAGAATGTGAGTATAAGGCTCTAATGCAAGAGGAGGAGGAGCTACAGAAACAAGCTCAGATAAGTAAGCTGAAGAAAAAGATTTCAAACAAAAGAAGAGCGGTAGCGGACTTACGAG tttcaCGCATTAATCAACtaagaaaccccaaaatcaagaAGTGTCTCATTATTTCGGACTCCATTGCCAAACATGTTAAAGACATTTGA